In one Nitrospirota bacterium genomic region, the following are encoded:
- a CDS encoding NAD(+)/NADH kinase, with the protein MKKVSNVAVLAKREHKDAARVVRHLSEWLTDRKVRFSLEAGAAALIGKEGIPERQLVHRDTDALLVLGGDGTFLWGARLVSDTGVPVLGVNLGSLGYLTEVPLDGATQAMEQLIAGDYKIAHRMRLEATLLRDGRTLLSESALNDAVITKSAIARMIEMSTEVDGKPVTVFRADGLIVSTPTGSTAYSLAAGGPIVSPTLDCLVLTPICPHTLTNRPLVLPATSRVRIVLNAKDPSDTQLTLDGQVGCPLVSQDVLEVHRASQDLNVIKLNHAAPDPFEILRTKLKWGGR; encoded by the coding sequence GTGAAAAAAGTTTCGAATGTTGCCGTTCTGGCGAAACGGGAGCACAAGGATGCGGCCCGGGTGGTTCGTCATCTTTCAGAATGGTTGACTGACAGGAAGGTCCGCTTTTCACTCGAAGCGGGCGCCGCCGCTCTGATCGGCAAGGAAGGCATTCCCGAACGGCAACTGGTCCATCGGGACACCGACGCGCTGCTCGTCTTGGGCGGCGACGGAACGTTCCTGTGGGGAGCACGGCTCGTAAGCGACACGGGCGTTCCGGTTTTGGGCGTCAATCTCGGCAGTCTGGGATATCTCACGGAAGTTCCGCTCGACGGCGCCACGCAGGCGATGGAGCAGTTGATCGCGGGTGACTACAAGATCGCGCATCGCATGCGGCTTGAAGCGACGCTCCTTCGCGACGGGCGGACACTGCTCTCCGAGTCCGCCCTGAACGATGCCGTCATCACCAAGAGCGCGATCGCGCGGATGATCGAAATGTCGACCGAAGTGGACGGGAAGCCGGTGACGGTGTTCCGGGCGGACGGCTTGATCGTGTCCACCCCGACCGGATCGACGGCCTACTCCCTGGCCGCGGGCGGGCCGATCGTTTCCCCCACGCTGGACTGCCTCGTGCTCACACCGATCTGTCCTCATACGCTCACCAACCGCCCACTCGTCCTCCCGGCCACCTCCCGGGTGCGAATCGTATTGAACGCCAAAGACCCCTCCGACACGCAGCTCACGCTCGACGGCCAGGTCGGCTGCCCCCTGGTGAGCCAGGACGTACTCGAAGTTCACCGGGCCTCGCAGGATTTGAACGTCATCAAACTCAACCACGCCGCCCCCGATCCCTTCGAGATTCTCCGCACGAAACTCAAGTGGGGCGGTCGGTAG